The DNA sequence gagtatgttccccagagtctcaagcatgcatggcgcgcggagtttgagcaggtGAGCCAGGATGctatgattgtgtcagagtatgcagtttgctgcagtgatttggcccgacatgcaccagccttggttgctacagttcgagagagggcTCGTCGGTTTATCAAGGGACTCCACCCCAATAACAGGCTTAGCATGGTTTGGGAGtaggagatggatatttcttaccagcaggttgtgagtattgctaggagattggagggtatgtttgctcgggagagagagagagctgagggaggccaagaggtctcgagagtctggcacttatagtggt is a window from the Nicotiana tomentosiformis chromosome 10, ASM39032v3, whole genome shotgun sequence genome containing:
- the LOC138900242 gene encoding uncharacterized protein — its product is MGVAELSGFSFITFQLRGAAYQSWHAYELGSLGEATLLTWTQFSDMFLSEYVPQSLKHAWRAEFEQVSQDAMIVSEYAVCCSDLARHAPALVATVRERARRFIKGLHPNNRLSMVWE